A genomic region of Lasioglossum baleicum chromosome 16, iyLasBale1, whole genome shotgun sequence contains the following coding sequences:
- the LOC143217191 gene encoding uncharacterized protein LOC143217191, which yields MTIIEDMNSIFVTSRFLGCAVHVTVGDDIQARTRRHVIFMVSTMTLYLGCLLSIYAHVLHTLSSNIMSAIFLLSRMALLFGCLFVDAGLTTLWNRKIRTVLAHLRSFDRATNFDNYARRRIVRHVCRALSFVTLMCWSVTGYLSYRYIANIQVSILGIHWFRSYRCLKLSEPEIFYFFLRDPVDFGKRMTNVQVSILGIHWFESYECLKYDALAGRNGENRYFVRVETGITISVLRGIAYTVVDASVVMQILIFVCFSFLISERFHQLCNILTVPVDFEITMLEKGMLLVPNYRPNKRFLLQQIWQLHCTLVSATESLNSVYAVQLLLWISSLSVNAMSRIYTIYVYKLTIDELIRDSIMAFTCTWNLFLITAICHETARQANRVGEIIFSTSSSASMNGVLVQENLKAAAYFQVRKVYFFTVADFVRVDLALLLSIVSAVTTYLVIVC from the exons ATGACAATAATCGAGGACATGAATTCGATATTTGTCACTTCTCGTTTTCTGGGCTGCGCTGTTCACGTGACCGTCGGTGACGACATTCAAGCAAGGACTCGTCGTCACGTGATCTTCATGGTCTCCACGATGACCTTGTATCTGGGATGTTTATTAAGCATATATGCTCACGTGTTGCACACACTCAGTTCGAATATAATGTCCGCCATTTTTCTTCTGTCGAGGATGGCTCTTCTTTTCGGTTGCCTCTTCGTCGACGCGGGATTGACAACATTGTGGAACCGGAAGATCCGCACTGTTCTCGCTCATCTAAGAAGCTTCGATCGCGCTACGAATTTTGATAATTACGCGAGACGTCGAATTGTGCGACATGTTTGTCGCGCGCTTTCGTTTGTTACGTTGATGTGCTGGTCGGTTACTGGATACTTGAGCTACAGGTATATAGCGAATATCCAAGTTTCAATCttaggaatccactggttcagaagttacaggtgtttaaagttgagtgaaccagaaattttttactttttcttgcgcgatcctgtagattttgggaAGAGGATGACGAATGTCCAAGTTTCAATcttaggaattcactggttcgaaagttatgagtgtttaaagtACGACGCATTAGCTGGCAGAAACGGTGAAAATCG ATATTTTGTTAGGGTTGAGACTGGAATAACTATATCTGTACTCCGTGGAATAGCGTACACCGTCGTCGACGCGTCAGTGGTCATGCAGATCCTGATATTCGTCTGTTTCTCGTTTCTTATCAGCGAGAGGTTTCATCAACTTTGCAACATCTTAACAGTGCCCGTGG ACTTTGAAATAACTATGTTAGAAAAAGGAATGCTGCTGGTGCCTAATTACCGGCCGAATAAACGTTTCCTATTGCAACAAATATGGCAGCTGCACTGTACTTTGGTGAGCGCAACCGAGTCGCTGAATTCTGTATACGCGGTGCAACTGTTGCTGTGGATTTCCTCCTTGTCCGTGAACGCGATGTCGAGAATTTATACGATATACGTTTACAAGCTGACTATCGACGAGTTAATCAGAGATTCAATAATGGCGTTTACCTGCACGTGGAACCTATTTCTGATCACGGCTATTTGTCACGAGACAGCGCGCCAG GCTAATCGAGTTGGTGAGATCATTTTTTCGACGTCCTCGTCTGCTTCCATGAATGGTGTACTCGTACAG GAGAACCTGAAAGCAGCGGCGTACTTCCAAGTGAGAAAGGTGTATTTCTTCACTGTGGCGGACTTCGTACGCGTCGATCTAGCACTTCTACTTTCG ATCGTTTCCGCCGTGACTACGTATTTGGTGATTGTTTGTTGA